The proteins below come from a single Candidozyma auris chromosome 3, complete sequence genomic window:
- the GDH3 gene encoding glutamate dehydrogenase (NADP(+)), with translation MVLPHEPEFQQAYNELLSALEDSTLFTEKPEYKKVIPVVSVPERIIQFRVAWENDKGEIEVNNGYRVQYNSALGPYKGGLRFHPTVNLSILKFLGYEQIFKNALTGLSMGGGKGGSDFNPKNRSDSEIRRFCVAFMRQLARYIGADTDVPAGDIGVGGREVGFLFGAYKSMQNNFTGVLTGKGLTWGGSLIRPEATGYGTVYYVEKMIEKATNGKESFKGKRVAISGSGNVAQYAALKVIELGGIVVSLSDSKGCIISQNGITPEQVEAIAAAKIKFKTLEQIVSESASAFSGNNKVEYIAGARPWTHCGQVDVALPSATQNEVSGEEAKALVEAGCAYIAEGSNMGSTKEAIDVFEANRSKGVWYAPGKAANCGGVAVSGLEMAQNSQRVTWTQEEVDAKLKDIMYTCFDNCYDTAVQYSVDKDASGLPSLLKGANIAGFIKVADAMFAQGDVF, from the coding sequence ATGGTCCTTCCACACGAGCCTGAATTCCAGCAAGCCTACAACGAGTTGTTGTCTGCCCTCGAGGACTCGACTCTCTTCACCGAGAAGCCTGAGTACAAGAAGGTGATCCCCGTGGTGTCTGTGCCCGAGAGAATCATCCAGTTCAGAGTGGCCTGGGAAAACGACAAGGGTGAGATCGAGGTCAACAACGGTTACAGAGTCCAGTACAACTCTGCCTTGGGCCCATACAAGGGTGGTCTCAGATTCCACCCAACGGTGAACTTGTCTATTCTCAAGTTCTTGGGTTACGAgcagatcttcaagaacgCCTTGACCGGCCTCTCCATGGGTGGTGGTAAAGGTGGTTCTGACTTCAACCCTAAAAACAGAAGCGACTCCGAAATCAGAAGATTCTGTGTTGCTTTCATGAGACAGTTGGCCAGATACATTGGTGCCGACACCGACGTGCCTGCTGGTGACATTGGTGTGGGTGGCCGTGAGGTTGGTTTCCTCTTTGGCGCCTACAAGTCGATGCAGAACAACTTCACTGGTGTCTTGACCGGTAAAGGCTTGACCTGGGGTGGTTCTTTGATCCGTCCTGAGGCCACCGGTTACGGTACCGTCTACTACGTCGAGAAGATGATCGAGAAGGCCACCAACGGTAAGGAGTCCTTCAAGGGCAAGAGAGTGGCCATTTCTGGTTCCGGTAATGTTGCTCAGTACGCTGCATTGAAGGTCATTGAGTTGGGCGGCATTGTCGTTTCCCTCTCAGACTCCAAGGGCTGCATTATCTCTCAGAACGGTATCACTCCAGAGCAGGTTGAGGCCATTGCCGCTgccaagatcaagttcaagacTTTGGAGCAGATCGTCTCTGAGAGCGCTTCTGCTTTCTCcggcaacaacaaggtTGAGTACATTGCCGGTGCTCGTCCATGGACCCACTGTGGCCAGGTCGACGTTGCATTGCCATCTGCCACACAGAACGAGGTTTCTGGTGAGGAAGCCAAGGCCTTGGTCGAAGCTGGCTGCGCTTACATTGCCGAGGGCTCCAACATGGGTTCCACCAAGGAGGCCATCGACGTGTTCGAGGCCAATAGATCCAAGGGTGTGTGGTACGCTCCAGGTAAGGCTGCCAACTGTGGTGGTGTTGCCGTTTCTGGTTTGGAGATGGCCCAGAACTCCCAGAGAGTTACCTGGACTCAGGAGGAGGTTGacgccaagttgaaggacaTCATGTACACTTGTTTCGACAACTGCTACGACACTGCTGTTCAATACTCTGTTGACAAGGATGCTTCTGGTTTGCcatccttgttgaaggGCGCCAACATTGCCGGTTTCATCAAGGTTGCCGACGCCATGTTCGCTCAGGGTGATGTGTTTTAA
- the TIM54 gene encoding Tim54p: MSEGPDKTGDSAKKVDVDGPKKPAKKSWSNPALRAMGIPKISLPSRNWMIFWGVLAGLAGGIVYDKYEQKQIRKKYMKQVEQLGEEIYDTNRIPRRLTIFIAPPPNDFLDESLKHFRRYIKPILNAAAIDFTVFTETRQGDIRSEVAEKIRQLRRERLEQEAKEEERLRQEAYNKSWTKFFKESVPNAVKSLRKKKEEEPERLVDRHDLYSPKDVLGLYKVIKPISPERDDSKELDLSGGVLCIGRGTYKEYLTGVHEGLLGPLEAPPPPPPEPKQLDEVIEDGDKSEKTEKKEEEIDDFGQKDGVDKDKLPPVPKPYIAPVDYAKAPLAPELNMKGIVLNDSNVPVLFEQPLAVFIVPKLSGVTNIPWKIYRFYTRRNLAEKVSQETLRVVDGQSRPFQYKDKYLGGEEEMDWPKKWIERGKKKNSEWVQELEVDERVIQRMKVFDKKDE; the protein is encoded by the coding sequence ATGTCGGAGGGGCCAGACAAAACGGGCGACCTGGCCAAAAAAGTTGATGTCGATGGGCCAAAGAAGCCAGCTAAGAAAAGCTGGTCCAATCCCGCCTTGAGGGCAATGGGTATTCCCAAAATATCTCTTCCATCACGGAACTGGATGATCTTTTGGGGTGTCTTGGCCGGTCTAGCAGGAGGAATAGTCTATGACAAGTATGAGCAAAAGCAAATTCGTAAAAAGTATATGAAGCAGGTTGAACAGTTGGGCGAGGAGATTTATGACACAAATAGGATCCCCAGAAGGCTCACGATATTCATCGCACCTCCACCTAACGACTTCCTTGATGAGTCGTTGAAGCACTTCAGAAGGTACATCAAGCCTATTCTCAATGCTGCAGCCATAGACTTCACTGTTTTCACGGAGACCAGACAGGGTGACATTCGCTCAGAGGTTGCAGAGAAGATAAGACAATTGAGAAGAGAGCgccttgagcaagaagctaaagaggaagagagattgAGACAGGAGGCTTACAACAAATCATGGACTaaattcttcaaggagaGTGTTCCTAATGCGGTGAAGAGTCTTCgtaagaagaaagaagaagagccagaaaGGCTTGTGGACCGTCACGACTTATATTCTCCCAAGGATGTTTTAGGACTATATAAAGTGATCAAGCCGATTTCACCGGAAAGGGACGATTCAAAAGAACTAGATCTTTCAGGCGGTGTTCTTTGTATAGGAAGAGGCACTTACAAGGAGTACTTGACTGGCGTCCATGAGGGTCTCCTTGGACCACTCGAGgcaccacctccaccacccCCAGAGCCCAAGCAACTTGATGAGGTGATTGAGGATGGAGACAAGAGTGAAAAGACggagaaaaaggaggaagagattgaCGACTTTGGGCAGAAGGATGGCGTGGACAAAGACAAGTTACCTCCGGTGCCTAAACCGTACATTGCTCCTGTTGACTACGCAAAGGCGCCATTGGCTCCAGAGTTGAACATGAAGGGCATTGTTCTCAATGATAGCAATGTTCCAGTGCTATTTGAGCAACCATTAGCAGTGTTTATTGTGCCGAAGCTTTCGGGAGTGACGAACATACCGTGGAAGATTTATAGATTTTACACCAGAAGAAACCTCGCGGAGAAGGTTTCGCAAGAGACTCTTCGTGTTGTGGATGGTCAAAGCCGACCATTCCAGTACAAGGACAAATACTTGGGCGGCGAAGAGGAGATGGACTGGCCCAAGAAGTGGATAGAGAgaggcaagaagaagaatagCGAGTGGGTTCAGGAGCTAGAGGTGGACGAGAGGGTAATCCAGCGGATGAAAGTGTTCGACAAGAAAGACGAGTAA
- a CDS encoding GTP-dependent zinc transferase: MDDDIPELVTELDENFTIKPEHSARIEDTKSFEPKTSKVTSKIPISIITGYLGSGKSTLLEMIGRKSKKRLAIILNEFGDSAAIEKSVTIQDAEKNESVQEWLDLGNGCLCCTVKDNGVTAIENLIENSGDKIDYILLETTGIADPAPIAEMFWLDDALASTVYIDGVITVVDAANIIQCLDDVGGHWHRANNHVLDESEDVSPEKKELERRMLEEGISTAHVQLALADTILINKIDTIRDDEKKLEEIRSRVKSINSSSPIHTTSYGDIDLDKILDLHAFEASSEKLSQSVSLSTSSSYHDDRIKTLTLDFPFFEDGAGFKKVEKFLQHVLWEDEADGVTVEIHRTKGILVHGDDVRVIQGVRDTYEIIEGGNLHESIKNNKIVFIGKGLDEDALYSELTKFLE, from the coding sequence ATGGACGACGATATTCCTGAGCTCGTGACGGAGCTCGATGAAAATTTCACCATAAAGCCGGAGCATTCGGCGAGAATAGAAGATACAAAGAGCTTTGAGCCAAAGACTTCAAAGGTCACATCGAAGATCCCCATCTCCATCATCACTGGGTACTTGGGCTCAGGCAAATCAACCCTTTTGGAGATGATAGGGCGCAAATCCAAGAAGCGTTTAGCAATTATATTGAATGAGTTTGGTGATTCGGCTGCCATAGAAAAGTCTGTCACCATTCAGGATGCAGAGAAGAACGAGAGTGTTCAGGAATGGCTAGATTTGGGCAATGGGTGTCTATGCTGCACAGTCAAGGATAACGGTGTAACGGCCATTGAAAATTTGATTGAAAATTCAGGGGACAAGATTGACTACATTCTCTTGGAAACAACGGGGATTGCCGACCCAGCACCTATAGCAGAGATGTTCTGGCTAGATGATGCACTCGCATCTACCGTATACATTGATGGGGTAATCACAGTAGTGGACGCAGCTAACATTATCCAGTGTCTCGATGACGTTGGTGGCCACTGGCATAGAGCGAACAATCATGTTTTGGATGAAAGCGAGGATGTCAGTccagaaaagaaggagttggaaagaagaatgcTAGAGGAGGGGATCAGCACAGCACATGTACAGCTAGCACTAGCTGACACaattctcatcaacaaaatcgaCACAATACGagatgatgagaagaaactcgaGGAGATACGCTCCAGAGTGAAATCCATCAATTCGTCGTCACCTATTCATACTACATCCTATGGTGACATCGATCTAGATAAAATCTTAGACTTGCATGCGTTTGAGGCCTCCAGTGAAAAACTTTCACAGCTGGTGAGCTTGTCTACGAGCTCTTCGTACCATGACGATAGAATCAAAACCTTGACGCTCGACTTCCCGTTCTTCGAGGACGGCGCAGGGTTTAAAaaggtggagaagtttcttcaacacgttCTCTGGGAAGATGAGGCCGACGGAGTCACTGTGGAGATTCATAGGACGAAGGGTATTTTGGTTcatggtgatgatgtcaGGGTTATTCAAGGCGTTAGAGACACTTACGAGATCATTGAGGGAGGAAATTTGCATGAGagcatcaagaacaacaagatcgTGTTTATAGGAAAAGGGctcgatgaagatgctttATACTCTGAGCTAACCAAGTTTTTAGAGTAG
- the ECM39 gene encoding dolichyl-P-Man:Man(7)GlcNAc(2)-PP-dolichol alpha-1,6-mannosyltransferase, producing MKFVYLLDVLFIAAIAYHLALAPYTKVEESFNIQAIHDIINYGVYPPEQIELYDHKQFPGAVPRTFVGSLLIGGIVKGIDVAYSMLKGKSLAQSEDGNQLVAQYAARGVLGVANFLGLRYLRESLSKVAFCERNSKVKGAIGVFYTLFMLVQFHVPYYATRTLPNFIALPFVTFAFGKLVKGDMSGLTWLSFTACIFRVEIGVFAATISFVSSLIYGQSDIRINTFLLAVGAIVGVMVSVTVDSYFWGEWLWPEFESFRFNILHGKSVEWGVEPYGAYFKKYLLNFFRPPHVLLLAVLGLLVDPANDGTPTEVTEDNKLVVTHPARNSLRVLSLSSILYIAFMSRQPHKEWRFIVYVVPILTLQAANGMANITRKLPVSFAHKLLFFIMLASVGVSIIYTSMMSYASSFNYPGGEAVTFLDNYLLQNRAGDSVLVHMDVASCMSGVTKFTELHASNIQYDKTEEIEEVSRLWNNFTHLITEVDMDKQSTESTLIKYEPNHWKKLKTVESFDHVNFFPFVYTVQHIQQYQALPPEISPTGTSDPWDYVEKLKKFLRNVVVTKDYLYVYERTEKDAIPVYIKLDEDEPVSSPQEVPVSEPAPIDEDAIKDAINEEFDSFEDAHATVLHV from the coding sequence ATGAAATTTGTCTACTTGTTGGATGTGCTCTTCATAGCAGCCATTGCGTATCATCTTGCATTGGCACCATACACAAAAGTGGAGGAGTCATTCAACATCCAAGCCATTCATGATATCATCAACTATGGCGTCTATCCACCAGAGCAGATTGAGCTTTACGATCATAAGCAGTTTCCAGGCGCTGTGCCCAGAACCTTCGTGGGGAGCTTGCTTATTGGTGGAATTGTGAAGGGAATTGACGTTGCATATAGCATGCTCAAGGGTAAGCTGTTGGCTCAGAGTGAGGACGGGAACCAGCTTGTAGCCCAGTATGCTGCTCGAGGTGTTCTAGGGGTTGCCAACTTCCTCGGGCTCCGCTACTTGAGGGAAAGTTTGTCAAAAGTAGCCTTCTGTGAGAGAAACAGCAAGGTAAAGGGGGCAATTGGCGTGTTTTACACGCTCTTCATGCTTGTTCAGTTCCATGTGCCCTACTATGCTACCCGGACCTTACCAAACTTCATTGCATTGCCCTTTGTGACATTTGCGTTCGgcaagttggtgaagggGGATATGTCTGGGTTGACATGGTTGTCGTTCACTGCGTGCATCTTCAGAGTGGAGATTGGCGTATTCGCTGCCACGATATCATTCGTGTCCTCGCTCATCTACGGTCAGTCTGATATCAGAATCAATACATTCTTACTTGCCGTGGGAGCTATCGTTGGTGTCATGGTATCTGTCACAGTGGACTCGTACTTCTGGGGTGAGTGGCTCTGGCCAGAATTCGAGAGTTTCAGATTCAACATCCTCCACGGGAAATCAGTGGAATGGGGTGTTGAGCCATACGGGGCTTACTTCAAAAAATAccttctcaatttcttccGTCCTCCACACGTGCTACTTTTGGCCGTGTTGGGCCTCTTGGTAGACCCTGCCAACGATGGAACTCCGACTGAAGTGACTGAGGACAACAAGTTAGTTGTTACACATCCAGCTAGAAACTCCTTGAGGGTCTTGTCGTTGTCTTCCATTCTTTACATCGCGTTCATGTCAAGACAACCACACAAGGAATGGAGATTCATCGTCTATGTTGTCCCTATCCTCACCTTACAGGCTGCGAACGGGATGGCGAATATTACGAGGAAATTGCCTGTTCTGTTTGCTCACAAgctcttgttcttcatcatGCTTGCGAGTGTGGGAGTATCTATCATCTACACAAGCATGATGAGCTATGCATCCAGCTTCAACTATCCAGGAGGGGAGGCAGTCACATTTTTGGACAATTACTTGCTCCAGAATAGAGCCGGCGATTCAGTATTAGTACACATGGATGTGGCCTCTTGCATGAGCGGAGTCACTAAGTTCACTGAATTACACGCTCTGAACATACAATACGACAAGACCGAGGAAATTGAGGAGGTTTCACGTCTCTGGAATAACTTTACACACCTCATAACTGAGGTAGACATGGATAAACAGAGCACTGAGTCGACACTCATCAAGTACGAGCCCAATCACTGgaaaaagttgaaaacTGTCGAGTCATTCGACCATGTGAACTTTTTTCCGTTCGTTTATACCGTTCAACATATTCAGCAATATCAGGCGCTTCCTCCAGAGATTTCACCCACTGGTACTTCCGACCCGTGGGATTACGTTGAAAAgttaaaaaaatttttgagAAATGTGGTGGTTACGAAAGATTATTTGTATGTTTACGAAAGGACGGAAAAAGATGCCATCCCAGTCTACATTAAGttggatgaagatgagccAGTTTCCTCGCCTCAGGAAGTTCCTGTGAGTGAGCCAGCTCCAATAGACGAAGATGCTATTAAGGACGCTATTAACGAAGAATTTGATAGCTTCGAAGATGCTCACGCAACGGTCCTTCATGTTTAA
- the SFI1 gene encoding Sfi1p: MSNLKTRVHQLVKDLHNLNNWTIEQQDHFESAFENVLAHLLDLVSFKDKHKVRITIRTSQFPEFQFTCYCNVPRHDTSEPDLRQLAQYKPSNHRDSIFHSLIRNLSNEGHFRSRRPKREYNQIISEISRFFELLMQLYDASRLEISEFLSQCLSYEYALASDLDQNFEKASNTTEQLMDALDGLMGKLPSEDHSDSIFDYKASSSSQGTSKELLNFESSDSILNQAYESLLRLALLKPTSSFSDRVTSFVKVILQLLENHYSIEVMQVPAVEEEKIQLVYELFLGSDRFSGLVSRQWMRVAEEILDSTTLWEGDESSFHIPEIEGSNNFLSHIDTTLNAKGYSKEELAVLVSNLNTVVNLLNEFDPQFDPHFAQVFKTFIDLVYFDLSNLATAQDYTYIEKLTELVHQISEYESNEDIMEGDVIRGIIESLHFMQGFLTSGYHDSTLLMRLSTKVSFSDFKTKKATFRRWNDKTVTRTHLDRLYQQYLENSKEEMLQRSLTTWYNKYKKFVNLSSQAENYSRKKLVARILKDSWIQKLVEYGDFEYQSQKFHSKRMYDNWVSKMRGIQKMKKTSMKFYKTNILTTSFMQLKHRYQRLQNNESKAVDFYHEFEGRCGIIIKKFILKRWHEMLDSKFITSKSTVSDSRDFVLSKKLIALSDIEKRTLLIKYFRFWSRMRALSQLSSKADMNNRRLKKYFFFGVWRRALALHTLSRSFTKKSERELKLSAIKLWTERKNQKLQALKFYRENLLRVVFKTWNLKHRKFGTSQMSSKVEVFKLWKLRTLSLDMTKKSKKKVLQQSFSTWVIKYRRNRDNLKKAFEVRTQNLKRAALTFWITRARLHEEYLAVAELNVQRRIVQNWKKRYVSIKSSERMIKSFQGGRSLYDKQLLRVFFELWRSQMQARFEIHTRDALLTFGNSVRRKGTILVFFRYWKRRSKNAHSRQVELGSRLAYFERISLLHAPLFSHWKERLDQYQEFAQMSDEFYKAVLNKKFLLVWYERLVLKVNYLDELAENVLSQKEYVISSEYLQKWNLKYVKTYKRNLQTCEMFKEKWNLSKARSFLQMWNYKTFNKETARKDKDADHFIEGNTSPTFYSFFKDSPDES, encoded by the exons ATGCTGAACTTGAAAACTCGGGTCCATCAGCTTGTCAAGGACCTTCATAACCTCAACAATTGGACCATTGAGCAGCAAGACCACTTCGAATCGGCGTTTGAGAATGTCCTTGCGCATCTCCTAGACCTAGTGAGCTTTAAGGATAAACACAAGGTGAGGATCACAATACGAACGTCCCAATTCCCGGAGTTTCAGTTCACATGCTACTGCAATGTTCCACGTCATGATACAAGCGAGCCGGATCTTCGACAGTTGGCGCAGTACAAGCCATCTAATCATCGAGATTCCATATTTCATTCCCTTATACGCAACCTCTCAAACGAAGGACACTTTCGAAGCCGACGCCCGAAGCGAGAATATAACCAGATAATATCTGAAATATCGAGattctttgagcttctaATGCAGCTTTACGACGCATCTCGATTGGAAATCTCAGAGTTCTTATCACAATGCCTCTCTTATGAGTATGCCCTCGCACTGGATCTCGATCAAAATTTCGAAAAAGCCAGCAACACCACGGAACAGCTAATGGACGCTCTAGATGGTCTCATGGGTAAACTCCCATCTGAGGATCACAGCGACTCCATCTTTGATTACAAAGCCTCATCCTCTAGTCAAGGGACCTCAAAAGAGCTACTCAACTTCGAGAGCTCAGACTCTATACTCAATCAGGCCTACGAGTCATTACTTCGTCTTGCGCTACTCAAACCTACTTCCCTGTTTAGCGATCGAGTAACTTCATTCGTGAAGGTGatccttcaattgctcGAAAATCATTACCTGATTGAAGTGATGCAGGTCCCTGctgtggaggaggagaagattcAGCTAGTTTatgagctttttcttgGTTCAGACAGATTTTCTGGTTTAGTCTCTCGTCAGTGGATGCGTGTAGCTGAAGAAATTTTGGACTCTACAACATTGTGGGAAGGTGACGAGTCAAGCTTTCACATACCAGAGATCGAGGGGAGCAATAACTTTCTCTCTCATATTGACACGACATTGAATGCAAAGGGCTACCTGAAAGAGGAACTTGCTGTTTTGGTGTCGAATTTGAACACCGTTGTGAACTTGCTCAATGAGTTCGACCCTCAATTCGACCCGCATTTTGCACAAGTCTTCAAGACTTTCATTGATCTTGTATATTTTGATCTCCTGAACTTAGCCACAGCTCAGGATTACACTTACATTGAGAAGTTGACAGAGCTCGTGCACCAAATCAGTGAATACGAGTCAAATGAAGATATCATGGAGGGCGATGTAATACGAGGTATAATCGAGAGCCTCCACTTCATGCAAGGTTTTTTGACTTCTGGATATCACGATTCAACCCTCCTAATGCGACTTTCAACAAAGGTTAGCTTCTCGGATTTTaaaacaaagaaagcaacCTTTAGAAGGTGGAATGACAAAACTGTAACCAGAACTCACCTCGATAGGCTTTATCAACAATATCTTGAGAATTCCAAAGAGGAGATGTTGCAACGTTCACTCACAACTTGGTACAACAAATATAAAAAATTCGTTAATTTGTCTTCACAAGCGGAAAATTATAGCAGAAAAAAACTCGTTGCTAGAATTCTCAAAGATTCATGGATTCAAAAGTTGGTAGAGTatggtgattttgagtACCAGTCGCAAAAGTTTCATTCGAAGAGGATGTATGATAACTGGGTCTCGAAGATGAGAGGAATtcagaagatgaaaaaaacGCTGATGAAGTTTTACAAAACTAATATCCTTACCACGTCATTCATGCAATTGAAACACAGATATCAGCGATTGCAAAATAATGAGTCTAAAGCCGTGGATTTCTATCACGAATTTGAAGGTAGGTGTGGCATCATCATAAAAAAATTTATCCTCAAAAGGTGGCACGAAATGCTAGATAGTAAATTCATTACTTCAAAGAGCACCGTACTGGACTCAAGAGATTTCGTTTTGAGTAAAAAATTGATTGCTTTGAGCGATATTGAAAAGCGaaccttgttgatcaagtacTTCAGGTTTTGGCTGAGGATGCGAGCTTTGAGTCAGCTATCTTCTAAAGCAGACATGAACAATCGAAGACTTAAAAaatacttcttctttggtgtttggagaagagcGCTTGCTTTGCATACTTTATCGAGAtctttcaccaaaaaaagtgaaCGCGAGCTTAAGCTATCAGCCATCAAATTATGGACGGAGCGTAAAAATCAAAAGCTCCAAGCCCTAAAATTCTATCGtgaaaatcttcttcgagtGGTATTCAAGACGTGGAATTTAAAGCATAGGAAGTTTGGTACTTCTCAGATGCTGCTGAAGGTCGAGGTTTTCAAGCTTTGGAAACTTCGTACACTTTCACTTGACATGACAAAAAAactgaaaaagaaagtatTGCAACAATCATTTTCCACTTGGGTAATAAAATATCGTCGGAATCGTGATAATCTAAAGAAGGCATTTGAAGTAAGGACTCAGAATCTTAAAAGAGCGGCCTTAACCTTTTGGATAACGAGAGCTCGGTTGCATGAAGAGTACCTCGCAGTTGCTGAGCTAAATgtgcagagaagaattgtTCAGAATTGGAAAAAGAGGTACGTCCTGATTAAAAGTCTGGAGAGGATGATCAAATCTTTTCAAGGAGGTCGATCATTATATGATAAGCAGCTCTTACGAGTATTCTTTGAACTCTGGAGAAGTCAAATGCAAGCTCGGTTCGAAATTCACACGCGGGATGCCTTGTTGACTTTCGGGAACTCCGTTAGACGGAAAGGAACAATTCTTGTCTTTTTTCGATACTGGAAGAGGAGATCAAAGAATGCGCACTCTAGACAAGTGGAATTGGGGAGCAGATTGGCGTACTTCGAGAGAATCAGCTTATTACATGCTCCATTATTCTCTCATTGGAAGGAGAGGCTTGATCAATATCAAGAGTTTGCTCAAATGAGCGATGAATTTTACAAGGCGGTGCTTAACAAGAAATTCTTACTTGTTTGGTATGAAAGACTCGTTTTAAAAGTCAATTATCTTGACGAACTAGCTGAAAATGTGTTGAGCCAAAAGGAGTATGTGATTTCATCGGAATATTTGCAAAAGTGGAATTTAAAATACGTGAAGACCTACAAGAGGAACTTGCAAACTTGTGAAATGTTTAAGGAGAAATGGAATTTGTCAAAAGCGAGATCGTTTCTTCAGATGTGGAATTACAAAAcattcaacaaggaaaCAGCTCGAAAGGATAAAGATGCTGATCACTTTATTGAAGGGAACACTAGT CCAACCTTTtactccttcttcaaggatTCGCCGGACGAGTCCTAG